The segment CTCTTCCATTTCCTTCACGCGTGCCTTTATTGCCTCCAGTTCCGGATCTATTTGCATATTCCCATCCTCCTGTGCAATGGAAGAGTGAGTGTGAGAAAAGAGCATAGAATGAGGTTATCTTTTGCGGCGTCCCTTCTCCGgacaagaaattaattactCACCGACAAACTAACGTCGTTTCCGTCGTCAAGAGTATCCAATAGGGGGTCATCGTTCAACGATAAATCTTCATCAGCCATATTCTGCAAGGAAAAAGCGAGAAACGCCCATTTTATCATTTCGCAGAAAGAAGCCAACTCACGCCGTCAGGGCGtcactttttttcccaacactttttctcacttttcccACCAATTTCCCCATGGATTTTCACATGCAGAATATAAACCGAGTGTTGGGAAAgagtttaatgaaaagaaaactcacctaAAGTTGGTATATAAACTacaataaatggaaaattcttaacaGCGGACAAATGGATGCTTCACGTTCGAGGTGGTTGGAGAAAATggtagagaatttttattgaaaagaattttgacaGCCAGCTTAACGAAAAACTTTGACACGAAGATAGCCGACTTCAATGTGGTCAATTTCcacgaaatgtttttttttccttaacttcaagataaaaaacaaaaacccATTTTTATGGtctttttcttccctttctATCCacttttaatgcaattttgctgaaaaattttgtggaacatagaagaaaattgtgaaaattccttACGTGTGAGCGAGACAACAATAGTGACGTACATACATCCGTCTTATTTTGACGCTAGAAATCCGACAAGACTCAACGAATCCCGCGAAGTCGAACGATTTTTAACGAATACCGCTAAATTATTGCCATAACCTcacaaaaacaatattttggaaaaacttgattttcttattttttcttgctatTTTTCCTGTAATTTCCGCAATGGCAAGTAGAAATCTCATCCTCTTGGGTCAGGTGGTTCCGAATATAAAGCGAAATGCGTGCAAAGTGAGAATTCGAAGGATGGATTTAGATCAAAATCTCCTTATGGTAAGAAACTTCTCTTTTGTAAGCTTCCGGctctttataaaaataattttccccgACTGCAGTACTTCAAGAAGGAAGAATTCGTCTTTGCCCACGATCCAGAGAAGAAATGCAAAGTTGGTGACATTGTCCTTGTGAAGGAACTTCCGCAGAAATTGAGTACCCTCATTACACACTCTGTGGATGTTGTCTATCCCTTTGGGGATGTTACTTGTCCAGTTACCGGTAAGAAGGTCGTCGTGGGAAAGTACAGAGATCACGTGGAGGAGGCAACACAGCTCTATGGGAAATCCGAAAAGGCATTCGACTACACCAAGGCACCCCCGCGTGGACGACAAGAAGGCATCCGAGATTTCAGTCATCAGGAGACGTACAAAAAATACCACGAAGATGGCAAAGATCAGCCTTTTGCGTGGTAGGAAGCACCCGccaaatgtaatttatttttagaaaaaaattgtactgaaatttcaagatttcaagcgaatttcaatggtttcttggtcgctgaataaggcccattatccCTTTTTTCAAACAGATCCcctatttaattgatttgaaCTCAAATCTCTTTATTATTCAGTCtaatcccaaaaattcacgcTCCAATGCGGCTCCCATCATATTCCAATCTCCATCATCTTCATCATCTAGTGGATTTTCACTTCCTTCACTCCCGTTGTTGGAACCAATATCCAGATCTGATGGCAAATCCTcaccttaaaagaaaattttaatgattttagtTAAACAGGATAACGTGAATGCTTCCCGGAAGATTTTCCCTTAATTACCTCGTCGAAATTTGGTGCTAGGCATCTCATCGTCATCCTCGGAGCTATTTTCCGTCTTATCGACACTTTCTTCGTTGGCCTCAAATGCAATCCGTAGCTTCTC is part of the Lutzomyia longipalpis isolate SR_M1_2022 chromosome 3, ASM2433408v1 genome and harbors:
- the LOC129792279 gene encoding 28S ribosomal protein S17, mitochondrial, whose protein sequence is MASRNLILLGQVVPNIKRNACKVRIRRMDLDQNLLMYFKKEEFVFAHDPEKKCKVGDIVLVKELPQKLSTLITHSVDVVYPFGDVTCPVTGKKVVVGKYRDHVEEATQLYGKSEKAFDYTKAPPRGRQEGIRDFSHQETYKKYHEDGKDQPFAW